AACAATACAACACCCAGAAAGTTTTCTAGAGCGGCGATCGCATGACTGACGGCAGACTGCGACATTTCCAGGTGCAGCGCTGCCTCGCTAAAACTGCCCTGCTCCGCCACGGCAACGAGAATGCGGAGCTGGGATAGCTTCATCTGGTTTTGGTTGTTTGCGTCTAGCAACTTGCCCTATTTCACTTGCCCTATGGCAAGAATTCCAACAAATTCCAACAGATATCGCCAGCCATTGTAGAAGGGAAGACAGGAGGCGTGGCGAATCTTGGGCGACAGTTTTGGGGCGCTCAGTCTTGGCGAATGGTTACCAGAACGCAAAATCAGGCGGCGTGTGCAGATAGAAGCGATACGACCTCTGCATGAGCCATCACAACTTCTGGATGGGCTTGCAGCACGGCGCTGTACTGGCTCGAAAAGCGATCGCCCTATTTCACGCTGCTGCGTTGGGAGAAGGGGGCGATCGCCGAGCTTGCAGAAACGGGACTTTCGATTGCTTTCAGCGAAATGCCAAGCGTTTTGGACTCGGTGTGGTCGGCAAACAAGCCCAAAATGCCCCCGGCTGAAATCGTCAGCAGCGGATGGGGAAAGGCATTCAGCAGAGCGTCTGCCATGTTGAGCGCGAGTACGACGGATAGGGCCGCCACGGGCGCAAGCCTGCGATGATGCCAAGCGCCTGTGGGGAAATAAAAGATTAGCACCAGACTGGGCAACAAAAAAACGAGCGTAAGGCTCACCAATCCCACCAGTCCGCGAGTGCCATACACGATAATCCACAAACTATCGGTGATGTACTCATAGCCCCTGTGATCAATCACGCGATTTCGCCCATACCCCCCCCAGCCAAACCACATTCGCTGATTGGCCTTGTCCACTAGAACATCTTCAGAATTGAGCCGAAATTGCAGGGATTCCGTCTTGCTTTCAGAAGTCACGCCGCTAACGGCTGCGGTAATGCCATCTTTTGCCAGGGAACCTGAGATGCCGTTGTGCAAATAAATCAAAATACAGAACGAAATTGCTAGCAGCGGCAAAAAGTTTCTCAAATATCTGCTGACAAAAAAGATGAACACGCCGACACAGAAAAACACCGTCGCCGCCAGCGATCGCGTCAGGAAAGACTGAACCACGATGGCGAGCGCCAGCCACTTAAAGGGAAGCCCAAACAGACGATTGATTGAGCCGCTTTTCCAAAGCCATACTGAAATTACAGCAGCAGACATAAACCAAGCACCCACAACCAGGCCGTGCGCCTGAAACACAATCGGTCGATAGCCAACGCCTTCAATCACGTTTTGACCAATCCGGCCCCCTGAGCCGTCAAATCCGTAGATGGTCTGGTGCAAGATCGGGCTGAGACGCATCTCAATCCAGCAAAGTGGAATATAGCTCAGCGTCCCCACAACAATGCCCAGACAGAGCTTTCTCAGTCCCTCCAAATCACGGAGATAAACTCTGCCTAATAGATAGGGCAAGACCCAATTTACGCTTTGAGCGCCTAGCTCCTTCAAGCCGTCAAAAATGCCCAAGTCGTTCGAGATAGACGAAAGGAACGGGCAGATCCACCAAACGATCATCGGCAAATCAAACCAGCTTAGGCGAAAGGAAAACAAGCGCTTTGCTTCCGCATTAAACAGGATGATTCCTAAGAAAACT
The Thermoleptolyngbya sichuanensis A183 DNA segment above includes these coding regions:
- a CDS encoding O-antigen ligase domain-containing protein, producing the protein MVNLFRQLSIQWAIVVSFVTGFLYLSQFEFELPLLIPGTRMAFTTYAVFLGIILFNAEAKRLFSFRLSWFDLPMIVWWICPFLSSISNDLGIFDGLKELGAQSVNWVLPYLLGRVYLRDLEGLRKLCLGIVVGTLSYIPLCWIEMRLSPILHQTIYGFDGSGGRIGQNVIEGVGYRPIVFQAHGLVVGAWFMSAAVISVWLWKSGSINRLFGLPFKWLALAIVVQSFLTRSLAATVFFCVGVFIFFVSRYLRNFLPLLAISFCILIYLHNGISGSLAKDGITAAVSGVTSESKTESLQFRLNSEDVLVDKANQRMWFGWGGYGRNRVIDHRGYEYITDSLWIIVYGTRGLVGLVSLTLVFLLPSLVLIFYFPTGAWHHRRLAPVAALSVVLALNMADALLNAFPHPLLTISAGGILGLFADHTESKTLGISLKAIESPVSASSAIAPFSQRSSVK